A single genomic interval of Natator depressus isolate rNatDep1 chromosome 14, rNatDep2.hap1, whole genome shotgun sequence harbors:
- the LOC141998848 gene encoding C-type lectin domain family 2 member D-like, whose product QGKCYYFSEAERNWTYSLTYCSALSASLAEINSEQEMAFLLRYKGKFDHWIGLRRDPGQLWKWANGTKFNNLFPIGEGGDCAYLNGVSAVSSLRCASERPWICTKPDAFTQAQEAAVEGGW is encoded by the exons caagggaaatgctactatttctctgaggccgaaaggaactggacctacagcctgacctactgctctgcgctcagcgcctccctggctgagatcaacagtgagcaagaaatg gCTTTCCTGCTGCGCTATAAAGGCAAATTTGACCACTGGATTGGCCTccggagggaccctgggcagctctggaaatgggccaatggcaccaaattcaacaacct gtttccaataggagaaggaggagactgcgcgtatctgaacggtgtgagtgcggtcagcagcttgcgatgcgccagtgagagaccctggatctgcaccaaacccgatgcatttacacaggcacaggaggctgccgtggaagggggctggtaa